In the genome of marine bacterium B5-7, one region contains:
- the rplP gene encoding 50S ribosomal protein L16, with protein MLQPKRTKFRKQQKGRNRGVATTGHKVSFGEYGLKSTGWARITARQIEATRRVISRHLKRTGKVWIRLFPDKPITKKPLEVRQGKGKGNVEYWVALVKPGTVMFEIEGVSAELAREALLLASAKLPVRTTFVERTVM; from the coding sequence ATGTTACAACCGAAACGAACTAAGTTTCGCAAACAACAGAAAGGTCGGAATCGCGGTGTTGCTACAACTGGCCATAAGGTCAGCTTTGGAGAATACGGCTTGAAGTCCACCGGTTGGGCGCGCATTACAGCACGTCAGATTGAAGCGACACGTCGAGTGATTTCCCGTCACTTGAAACGGACAGGTAAAGTGTGGATTCGCTTATTTCCGGATAAGCCTATTACAAAAAAACCTTTAGAAGTTCGTCAAGGTAAAGGTAAGGGTAATGTGGAGTATTGGGTAGCGTTAGTAAAACCTGGTACCGTGATGTTTGAAATTGAAGGTGTATCAGCAGAGTTGGCGCGCGAAGCTTTATTACTTGCTTCCGCTAAATTACCTGTTCGTACTACTTTCGTTGAAAGAACGGTGATGTGA
- the rplB gene encoding 50S ribosomal protein L2: MTVIVKKAKPTSAGRRFVVQVRETELHKGAPHAALVAPKKRCSGRNNAGRITVRHRGGGHKRQYRIIDFKRNKDGVPGRIERLEYDPNRTAHIALILYADGERRYIIAPEGLYKDAEIISGADAPIKVGNTLPLRNILDGTNVHCIELKVGKGAQLARSAGTSARIVSHEGAYVVLRMRSGEVRRVLADCRATVGEVCNGKHNLRSLGKAGASRWRGRRPTVRGVVMNPVDHPHGGGEGRSSGGRHPVSPWGVPTKGYKTRKNKRTNNMIVKRRQRKRDK, encoded by the coding sequence ATGACAGTTATCGTAAAAAAAGCTAAACCAACTTCTGCCGGACGCCGCTTTGTTGTACAAGTGCGCGAAACGGAATTACATAAAGGTGCGCCGCATGCTGCGTTAGTTGCACCGAAAAAACGTTGTAGTGGCCGTAACAATGCGGGTCGCATTACCGTTCGTCATCGTGGTGGCGGACACAAACGTCAATACCGTATCATTGATTTCAAGCGTAACAAAGATGGTGTGCCAGGACGTATTGAACGTTTAGAATATGATCCTAACCGTACTGCGCATATTGCTTTAATATTATATGCAGATGGTGAACGTCGTTACATTATTGCGCCAGAAGGCTTGTATAAAGACGCTGAAATTATTTCAGGTGCAGATGCGCCGATTAAAGTGGGTAATACCTTGCCGTTACGTAACATATTAGATGGTACGAATGTGCATTGTATCGAATTAAAAGTCGGTAAAGGTGCGCAGCTAGCACGTAGTGCCGGTACGAGTGCTCGTATTGTTTCACACGAAGGTGCATATGTTGTTTTACGTATGCGTTCAGGCGAAGTTCGTCGTGTACTAGCTGATTGCCGTGCAACAGTTGGTGAAGTCTGTAACGGAAAGCACAACTTGCGTTCACTCGGTAAAGCGGGTGCATCTCGTTGGCGCGGTCGTCGCCCAACAGTGCGTGGTGTTGTTATGAATCCGGTTGATCACCCACATGGTGGTGGTGAAGGTCGTTCGTCTGGTGGTCGTCATCCTGTATCACCTTGGGGTGTGCCAACGAAAGGGTACAAAACTCGTAAGAATAAACGCACCAATAATATGATTGTTAAACGTCGCCAACGTAAACGCGATAAGTAG
- the rplV gene encoding 50S ribosomal protein L22 produces MEVAAHVKDVRFSAQKARLVIDQVRGLPVERALDILTFSTKKAAGVIKKALESAIANAENNNGLDLDALFISTAYADEATTHKRFRARARGRSNTILKRGCHITLKVSEKSESH; encoded by the coding sequence ATGGAAGTTGCAGCACATGTAAAAGATGTCAGATTTTCCGCTCAGAAAGCGCGTCTGGTGATTGATCAAGTTCGCGGTTTGCCCGTTGAGCGTGCCTTAGATATTTTAACATTCAGCACAAAGAAAGCGGCTGGTGTGATAAAGAAAGCGTTGGAGTCTGCGATTGCAAATGCAGAAAACAACAATGGTTTAGATTTGGATGCGTTGTTTATCTCAACTGCTTATGCAGATGAGGCAACAACACATAAACGGTTTCGTGCGCGTGCGCGCGGACGCTCTAACACGATTTTGAAGCGTGGTTGTCATATCACGTTGAAAGTATCAGAAAAAAGTGAGAGTCACTAA
- the rpmC gene encoding 50S ribosomal protein L29, with protein MNALNEYRQMDGKKLQETLASLLKEQFNLRMQKGTGQLAKPHLLRQVRRNIARVKTLLRGEKA; from the coding sequence ATGAATGCATTAAATGAATATCGTCAAATGGACGGTAAAAAATTACAGGAAACTTTGGCAAGTTTGTTGAAAGAGCAATTTAACTTGCGCATGCAAAAGGGCACGGGTCAATTGGCTAAGCCGCATTTGTTGCGTCAAGTACGCCGTAATATTGCGCGTGTTAAAACTTTATTGCGGGGTGAAAAAGCATGA
- the rpsC gene encoding 30S ribosomal protein S3 produces the protein MGQKVNPIVIRTGITRDAKARWVTKKKSAFADMLFRDMQLREYLQAKLGHAGISNIQIDRPAKNAVVTIKAARPGIIIGRKGEDTEKLRAQASKIMGVPVHVNVEEVRKQEMDAKLVAETIAQQLEKRIMFRRAMKRAVSSALRAGALGIKVRVAGRLGGAEIARSEWYREGRVPLHTFRADIDYGTARAQTTYGVIGVKVWIYKGDVFQRGNKQEDNAGENSKTDKSRG, from the coding sequence ATGGGTCAAAAAGTTAATCCAATTGTTATCCGTACTGGTATTACCCGCGACGCTAAAGCGCGTTGGGTTACCAAAAAGAAATCAGCATTTGCGGACATGTTGTTCCGTGATATGCAATTACGAGAGTATTTGCAAGCTAAGCTAGGTCATGCGGGTATTAGTAATATCCAAATTGATCGACCTGCGAAAAATGCTGTGGTCACCATCAAGGCTGCAAGACCGGGTATTATCATTGGTCGTAAGGGTGAAGATACAGAAAAATTGCGCGCACAAGCTAGTAAAATCATGGGTGTGCCCGTGCATGTGAATGTAGAAGAAGTTCGCAAGCAAGAGATGGATGCTAAGTTAGTCGCTGAAACGATTGCGCAGCAATTAGAAAAACGGATTATGTTCCGTCGTGCGATGAAACGCGCTGTTTCTTCTGCACTACGTGCTGGCGCATTAGGTATTAAAGTGCGTGTTGCTGGGCGTTTGGGTGGTGCAGAGATTGCACGTAGCGAATGGTATCGTGAAGGTCGTGTGCCGTTACATACTTTCCGTGCTGATATTGATTATGGCACAGCAAGAGCACAAACCACTTATGGTGTGATTGGTGTGAAAGTTTGGATTTATAAAGGGGATGTTTTTCAGCGTGGTAATAAGCAGGAAGACAATGCCGGCGAAAACTCAAAAACTGACAAAAGTAGAGGATAG
- the rplN gene encoding 50S ribosomal protein L14 encodes MIQTESMLDVADNSGARRVMCIKVLGGSKRRYARIGDQIKVTVKEAIPRGKVKKGDVMLAVVVRTAKGVRRPDGSLIRFDGNAAVLLNPQKQPIGTRIFGPVTRELREAFMKIISLAPEVL; translated from the coding sequence ATGATTCAAACAGAAAGCATGCTTGATGTAGCCGACAACAGTGGTGCACGCCGCGTGATGTGTATCAAGGTGTTGGGTGGTTCCAAACGTCGTTATGCACGCATTGGTGATCAAATTAAAGTGACCGTGAAGGAAGCGATTCCACGCGGTAAAGTGAAAAAAGGTGACGTTATGCTGGCGGTTGTTGTACGCACAGCGAAAGGTGTTCGTCGTCCAGATGGTTCTTTGATTCGTTTTGACGGTAATGCAGCTGTCCTGCTTAATCCGCAGAAACAGCCGATTGGTACCCGGATCTTTGGCCCAGTGACTCGCGAATTGCGTGAGGCCTTCATGAAAATTATTTCGCTTGCACCGGAGGTGTTGTAA
- the rpsQ gene encoding 30S ribosomal protein S17, which yields MSEEQLKGLVRGVVVSDGMMKSCVIKVERRVKHPLLGKYIKRSSKFMVHDEDNVCKVGDTISIKQTRPTSKRKSWALVEVIEKSR from the coding sequence ATGAGTGAAGAACAGTTAAAAGGCTTGGTTCGTGGCGTCGTTGTTAGTGACGGCATGATGAAATCTTGTGTGATCAAAGTTGAACGTCGAGTGAAGCATCCTTTGTTGGGTAAGTATATTAAGCGTTCTTCAAAATTCATGGTGCACGATGAAGACAATGTCTGCAAAGTTGGGGACACCATTAGCATCAAACAAACGCGTCCGACGTCTAAGCGTAAAAGCTGGGCATTGGTCGAGGTTATTGAAAAAAGTAGGTAA
- the rpsS gene encoding 30S ribosomal protein S19, with protein MPRSLKKGPFIDHHLIKKVDQAVATNSKKPIKTWSRRSVIAPEMVGLTIAVHNGRLHVPVFVTEAMVGHKLGEFAATRTYRGHAADKKGK; from the coding sequence GTGCCACGTTCCTTAAAAAAAGGTCCTTTTATCGACCATCACCTGATAAAAAAGGTAGATCAAGCGGTTGCGACTAACAGCAAAAAACCGATTAAGACCTGGTCGCGTCGTTCAGTGATTGCACCAGAAATGGTGGGCTTAACGATTGCTGTACATAATGGTCGTTTGCACGTACCTGTTTTTGTGACTGAAGCGATGGTTGGACACAAGTTGGGCGAGTTCGCGGCGACGCGTACTTATAGAGGTCACGCAGCAGATAAGAAAGGCAAGTAG
- the rplX gene encoding 50S ribosomal protein L24, with protein sequence MRKLKTGDDVIAIAGKDKGARGKILKVVTKAKKGKKATLKVLVEGLNKVKKHVRPDPQRNQQGGILEREMPMAFSNVAIFNPTTQKADRVGFKVLEDGKKVRVFKSNDEVIDIEG encoded by the coding sequence ATGAGAAAACTAAAAACAGGTGATGACGTTATTGCAATTGCGGGCAAAGATAAAGGTGCGCGCGGTAAGATTTTGAAAGTTGTGACTAAAGCCAAGAAAGGCAAGAAAGCAACGCTAAAAGTATTGGTTGAAGGCTTGAATAAAGTGAAAAAACATGTACGTCCTGATCCACAGCGTAATCAGCAAGGTGGTATTTTGGAAAGAGAAATGCCAATGGCATTTTCTAATGTAGCTATTTTCAATCCTACAACGCAAAAAGCAGATAGGGTTGGGTTTAAGGTGTTGGAAGACGGAAAGAAAGTCCGTGTATTTAAGTCCAACGACGAAGTGATTGATATTGAAGGTTAA